The following are encoded in a window of Kogia breviceps isolate mKogBre1 chromosome 12, mKogBre1 haplotype 1, whole genome shotgun sequence genomic DNA:
- the CCDC184 gene encoding coiled-coil domain-containing protein 184 → MEDGLLEIMTKDGGDMPAPLEVSTVPAVGDVISGEYNGGMKELMEHLKAQLQALFEDVRAMRGALDEQASHIQVLSDDVCANQRAIVSMCRIMTTAPRQGGLGVVGGKGSVPGAPQEPETPSLGIGDSGLLGRDPEDEEDDDLEEKEMPSSATPTSHCERPESPCAGLLGGDGPLVEPLDLPDITLLQLEGEASL, encoded by the coding sequence ATGGAGGACGGTCTGCTGGAGATCATGACCAAGGACGGCGGCGACATGCCGGCACCTCTGGAGGTATCCACAGTGCCGGCCGTGGGGGACGTGATCTCCGGGGAATACAACGGCGGCATGAAGGAGCTGATGGAGCATCTGAAGGCCCAGCTGCAGGCCCTGTTTGAGGACGTGAGGGCCATGCGGGGGGCCCTGGACGAGCAGGCCTCGCACATCCAGGTGCTCTCGGACGACGTGTGCGCCAACCAGCGAGCCATCGTCTCCATGTGCCGGATTATGACCACCGCGCCCCGCCAGGGTGGCCTGGGCGTGGTCGGCGGCAAGGGGAGCGTCCCAGGCGCCCCCCAGGAGCCGGAGACCCCTTCGCTTGGGATCGGGGACAGCGGTTTGCTGGGTCGCGATCCTGAGGACGAGGAGGACGACGATTTAGAAGAGAAGGAGATGCCCAGCTCCGCCACACCCACTAGTCACTGTGAGCGCCCCGAGAGCCCCTGTGCTGGCCTCCTTGGGGGGGACGGGCCACTTGTGGAGCCCCTCGATCTGCCCGACATTACCCTGCTGCAGCTGGAGGGAGAGGCCTCTCTGTGA
- the OR10AD1 gene encoding LOW QUALITY PROTEIN: olfactory receptor 10AD1 (The sequence of the model RefSeq protein was modified relative to this genomic sequence to represent the inferred CDS: substituted 1 base at 1 genomic stop codon) yields the protein MELKPQDLRNGIMVTEFLLVGFEQSSPSTRALLFALYSLAMAMNGRIIFITWTDPRLNSPMYFFLGHLSFLDVCFTSTTIPQMLIHPMVKNHIVSFVSCVTXMYLVFCVGVAQCILLAFMAYDRYVAICPPLSYAQIMSQQVCVRLVSTAWFFRLINGIFLEYMSFQNPFCRDNHIENFFCEAPIVITLPCGDPQFSLRGIFADAIVVLLSPMVLIVISCARILASILGRSSSAGWGKTFFTCASHLAVVIFLYTSAMFSYMNPRSIHGPDKDKPFSLLYTIITPMCNTIIYSFRNKEMKGAMVRALGRSSLSQAESV from the exons ATGGAGTTAAAACCTCAG GACCTAAGGAATGGCATCATGGTGACAGAGTTTCTCCTCGTGGGCTTTGAGCAGAGCTCCCCTTCCACTCGGGCATTGCTCTTTGCCCTCTACAGCCTTGCCATGGCCATGAATGGCCGCATCATCTTCATCACCTGGACAGACCCCAGGCTCAACAGCCCTATGTACTTCTTCCTTGGCCACCTGTCCTTCCTGGATGTCTGCTTCACCTCCACCACCATCCCACAGATGCTGATCCACCCGATGGTGAAGAACCATATtgtctcctttgtctcttgtgtGACCTAGATGTACTTGGTCTTCTGTGTGGGTGTGGCTCAGTGCATCCTCTTGGCTTTCATGGCCTATGACCGTTATGTTGCTATCTGCCCCCCACTTAGCTATGCCCAGATCATGAGCCAGCAGGTCTGTGTGAGGCTGGTGAGTACTGCCTGGTTCTTCAGGCTGATCAATGGCATCTTTCTTGAGTATATGTCATTCCAAAATCCCTTCTGCAGAGACAACCACATAGAAAACTTCTTCTGTGAGGCCCCCATAGTGATCACCCTCCCTTGTGGAGACCCCCAGTTTAGTCTGAGAGGCATCTTTGCCGATGCCATCGTGGTGCTGCTCAGCCCCATGGTGCTCATTGTCATCTCTTGTGCCCGCATCCTGGCCTCCATCCTGGGCAGATCCTCCTCCGCTGGTTGGGGGAAGACCTTCTTTACTTGTGCCTCCCATCTGGCTGTGGTCATTTTTCTCTACACCTCAGCCATGTTCTCTTACATGAACCCCCGCAGCATACATGGTCCTGACAAAGACaagcctttctctctcctctacaCCATCATCACCCCCATGTGCAACACCATCATCTACAGTTTtcgaaataaagaaatgaaaggggCCATGGTGAGGGCCCTTGGGAGGAGCAGCCTTTCCCAGGCAGAGTCTGTCTAG